Proteins encoded within one genomic window of bacterium:
- a CDS encoding epoxyqueuosine reductase QueH — protein sequence MILTPGELPAMPRLLLHICCGPCAGPVIERLSGGYDITGYFYNPNIQPPDEYERRLEAARTAAERFGIELIEERYDPETFFDAVRGLENEPENGARCPVCYRLRLSAAASYAARHSFDFIASTLTLGPQKRAAVINPIGHEAATTEGVGFLDGDWKKQDGFRRSLELSRDMDIYRQHYCGCRFSIRKPE from the coding sequence ATGATCCTGACACCCGGAGAACTGCCCGCCATGCCCCGGCTCCTCCTCCATATCTGCTGCGGCCCCTGCGCCGGGCCTGTGATAGAAAGGCTTTCCGGCGGGTACGACATCACCGGCTACTTCTACAACCCCAACATTCAGCCTCCCGATGAATACGAGCGCCGTCTCGAAGCAGCCCGCACCGCGGCGGAGCGCTTCGGAATCGAACTCATCGAGGAACGCTACGACCCCGAAACGTTCTTCGATGCGGTCAGGGGACTCGAAAACGAACCCGAAAACGGCGCCCGGTGCCCAGTCTGCTACCGCCTCCGTCTATCCGCGGCGGCATCGTATGCAGCCCGGCATTCCTTCGATTTTATCGCCAGCACGCTCACCCTCGGCCCTCAAAAAAGGGCAGCGGTCATCAACCCTATCGGACACGAAGCCGCAACCACCGAGGGTGTCGGTTTTCTCGATGGAGACTGGAAAAAGCAGGACGGTTTCAGACGGTCGCTCGAACTTTCCCGGGATATGGATATTTACCGTCAGCACTACTGCGGGTGCCGATTCTCCATAAGAAAACCGGAATAA